The Candidatus Dependentiae bacterium genome includes the window GCGCCTGCATCGGAGCAGCTGATGGCGCTTTTTGTTTTTGTGTAAAGTACTTTAATTTTTCAACATCTGCCTGTAATGACGCAACACTGCCTTGTGAAGAAGCTATGCCCAATCGTTGAGATAAACTCATCGAACGAACTGCAGACGATGATGATAGTGCAGAGCGTACTATTGGCGATTGAACAACGGGAGTAACGCAAACAGCTTTTTTCGTTATCTTCTTTTTTCCCCCATACAAGAAAAAAGGCATTAAACTTATTAATATTATTTTTTTATAACATTTCATTGATCTCTCCTACAGAAAACAGATTTATATTTTCTATATTTACATTTTGTATCTCAACATACGTACAGCTATCTTGCCTTCATCATCTTTATACTGGAAACAAAAATGCAATCTTTTTATCAAATAGATACTAAGTGCAAATAATCTACATATTTGACTGTAATTTTATAAAATAATAACTTTAAATAATTCATCATGAACTTTATAAAAACAGCTGGCGTCACTTATAACGTTTTTTATAAATTGCCCTATATCATTTAACCAAAAATATCCTACCGCCTAAAACCGTTGCTTTCACTTTTACTTTTGGAATAGCATCAACATCTATCGCAAGTGGATCTTTATCAAGAATGGCAAAATCAGCCATTTTACCTACTTCAATGGACCCTTTTTTATCATCTTGAAATAATAAATATGCCGCATCTAACGTTACTGCTTTAAGCGCGTCATATACTGAAATACGTTGCTCAGGCCCCAACACTTTGCCGCTCATTGTTTTACGCGTAACTGCAATCCAAACTGTCTTGAGCGGATCAACCGGTGTTACTGAAGCATCTGAATGAAAGCTGAATTTCACTCCATGGCGTAATGCAGATTTTGCAGGATCAATGCGACGAGAGCGCTCATAACCAAGAATATGATCGGTATATAAGTCACCCCAGTAGTACACATGATTAACAAACAGATTTGTTACAATGCCAAACGTTTTCATTCGCATGAGCTGATTCTCGGTTACCATTTGATTATGCTCTAAACGATGCCTATGATCCAAACGTGGCACGGCAGTTAATGCATATTTTATTGCTTGTATGGCATCCTCTGTTGCTTGATTACCATTTGTATGAATCGCGACTTGATAACCGGCTTTATGTATCATAAGAACATCCGGTTTTAGTTCATTCAAGCTCATATTTGCAATACCATTTTTACCATTCAAGTAATATGGCCACTGTAAGTTTGCAGTAAATCCCTGAACTGAACCATCAATTAAAAATTTAACCGGACCACACGCAAGCATCTCATTATTTTGCGCGTGTAATTGCTCAAGATATGAAATGCCACCTTTTTCTTTGACCGCATCGATTTCAGGAAATACCACTACCCGCACAGGAAAATCAGATTTTGCTGTTTCATTTTGATACGCTTTATATGCTGCAGGAATATAACCAAGAGCAGCATCAGCCATAGTAGTTACCCCTACACGATGCGCTAATTGTGCAGCATTACGTGTAATCCGCTCTAATACATTAAGATTTGAATGAGGCAAATAAGGCAATAAGCGCTTCAATGCTTTAATTTCTTTGAGCACACCGGTTAATTTTCCATTTTTTACCTCCACACCGGTAATATTCATTTCAGGCGTTACGCCCATTTTTTTAAGCACGTTACTATTAACGTAATATAAATGCATACTCGCATTTTCTACCATGACATCAAATTGTGCAGAAATTGGATCTAAATCATCAATAGTTAATGGACTGTTATCAAAAAATTCCGGTTGGTATCCCCATGCAAAAACCCATCCATCTTTCACACCATTTTTTTTCTTTCGCTCTACTGCATCTTTTATTTTATCTAATGCTTCTTGTTTTGTTTTTAATCCTTTAATGGGAGTGCCATCCGGAGCATGTCTATCAAAATGCCCAACGTAAACGGCTTGCCATAACAAACCGGTAACCTGTGGATGCATATGAGCTTCAATAAAACCGGGAAGAATAACATCATCTTTAAACCGATCATCAATTTCATATGAATGCCGCTCAAGCCATGGCCTGAGACTTTCAATTGTGCCGACACCAAGTATCTTGCCATCTTTAACAGCCACCGCTTTTGCTTGTGGCATATCATTATTCATCGTGATAATATTTTGTGCAATAAAAACGGTAATATCCGGCTTTTCATTCGATTGAGCATCTAGCAATTTTATAAAAAACATCACAACCAAAAGCACACATCTAACATACATAATCCATTCCTTTTTTTAATATTGACTTGCTTTATAAATAACGTATCTTCATTGCGTATAGCAATCTTATTTATCACGCATCATCAAAAAGGAGAACCTGATGAAAAAAATAATTC containing:
- a CDS encoding amidohydrolase, producing the protein MYVRCVLLVVMFFIKLLDAQSNEKPDITVFIAQNIITMNNDMPQAKAVAVKDGKILGVGTIESLRPWLERHSYEIDDRFKDDVILPGFIEAHMHPQVTGLLWQAVYVGHFDRHAPDGTPIKGLKTKQEALDKIKDAVERKKKNGVKDGWVFAWGYQPEFFDNSPLTIDDLDPISAQFDVMVENASMHLYYVNSNVLKKMGVTPEMNITGVEVKNGKLTGVLKEIKALKRLLPYLPHSNLNVLERITRNAAQLAHRVGVTTMADAALGYIPAAYKAYQNETAKSDFPVRVVVFPEIDAVKEKGGISYLEQLHAQNNEMLACGPVKFLIDGSVQGFTANLQWPYYLNGKNGIANMSLNELKPDVLMIHKAGYQVAIHTNGNQATEDAIQAIKYALTAVPRLDHRHRLEHNQMVTENQLMRMKTFGIVTNLFVNHVYYWGDLYTDHILGYERSRRIDPAKSALRHGVKFSFHSDASVTPVDPLKTVWIAVTRKTMSGKVLGPEQRISVYDALKAVTLDAAYLLFQDDKKGSIEVGKMADFAILDKDPLAIDVDAIPKVKVKATVLGGRIFLVK